Proteins encoded in a region of the Streptomyces sp. PCS3-D2 genome:
- a CDS encoding NADPH-dependent FMN reductase, which translates to MTRLHVVSAATRPTSSGRPLAQWVTAQARDHGGFEVTPVDLAEIALPFLDEPEYASTGNYAHQHTRDWSALVDSADAFLFVLPMYNGGFTAPFKNAIDFLYEEWKGKPVGIVSYSAGPTGGAPAAEMLLPILTRLGMLPAEHSVAVPGIPKLIGAEGFEAPEALSGELAAVLADVAALAAGREAELTAEAVTA; encoded by the coding sequence ATGACCCGCCTGCACGTCGTCTCCGCCGCCACCCGCCCCACCTCCTCCGGCCGCCCGCTCGCCCAGTGGGTCACCGCCCAGGCCCGCGACCACGGCGGCTTCGAGGTCACCCCCGTCGACCTCGCCGAGATCGCACTGCCCTTCCTGGACGAGCCGGAGTACGCCTCCACCGGGAACTACGCCCACCAGCACACCCGCGACTGGAGCGCCCTGGTCGACTCCGCCGACGCCTTCCTCTTCGTCCTGCCGATGTACAACGGCGGCTTCACCGCGCCCTTCAAGAACGCCATCGACTTCCTCTACGAGGAGTGGAAGGGCAAGCCGGTCGGCATCGTCAGCTACAGCGCCGGCCCCACCGGCGGCGCCCCGGCCGCCGAGATGCTGCTCCCGATCCTGACCCGCCTCGGCATGCTGCCCGCCGAGCACTCCGTCGCGGTCCCGGGCATCCCCAAGCTGATCGGCGCCGAGGGCTTCGAGGCCCCCGAGGCCCTCTCCGGCGAGCTGGCCGCGGTACTGGCCGACGTGGCCGCCCTGGCGGCCGGGCGCGAGGCGGAGCTCACGGCCGAGGCCGTCACCGCCTGA
- a CDS encoding DUF397 domain-containing protein, whose product MGTQNSLTGALWRKSSYSGGTGGDCVECAPLDGAAWRKASYSSTNGGECVEVAAQPCRVAVRDSKNPDGPAFTVGAAAFAAFACSV is encoded by the coding sequence ATGGGAACCCAGAACAGTCTGACGGGCGCGCTTTGGCGTAAGTCCAGCTACAGCGGTGGGACCGGCGGCGACTGCGTCGAGTGCGCCCCGCTCGACGGCGCCGCCTGGCGCAAGGCTTCGTACAGCAGCACCAACGGCGGCGAGTGCGTCGAGGTGGCCGCGCAGCCGTGCCGGGTCGCCGTCCGGGATTCCAAGAACCCCGACGGGCCCGCCTTCACCGTCGGGGCGGCGGCGTTCGCCGCCTTCGCCTGCAGCGTCTGA
- a CDS encoding helix-turn-helix transcriptional regulator: MVLARDIDPSASPLDYYSYELRRLREEAGLKQSQLGAIIFCTGSLIGMVENGRRVPTRDFSERVDAALNTGGVFSRLVGLVLRTQLPNWFQAYAEMEARATHISSFQPQLVYGLLQTERYARAVLRAGWGESLDDAVAARLERQRILSRERPPLVWVVLDEAVLHRPFESPEIMREQLDRLLEFRDLRTVRIQILPFSSGQHPATVGAFNVLRFEKEPDVVYAESYGSAHVTANPETASDCAHRYDHLQAAALSMDDSAALIARVREERYGNPEQSDGRALA; the protein is encoded by the coding sequence ATGGTCCTGGCCCGCGACATCGATCCCAGCGCCTCGCCGCTGGACTACTACAGCTACGAGCTGCGCCGCCTGAGAGAGGAAGCGGGCCTGAAACAGTCGCAGCTCGGCGCGATCATCTTCTGCACGGGCTCCCTGATCGGCATGGTCGAAAACGGCCGCCGCGTCCCGACCCGCGACTTCTCGGAGCGGGTGGATGCGGCCCTGAATACGGGCGGGGTGTTCTCCCGCCTGGTGGGGCTTGTCCTGCGGACCCAGTTGCCGAACTGGTTCCAGGCGTACGCCGAGATGGAAGCGAGGGCCACACACATCTCTTCGTTCCAGCCGCAGCTGGTGTACGGACTCCTGCAGACGGAGAGGTACGCGCGAGCGGTACTTCGCGCAGGGTGGGGCGAGAGCCTCGATGACGCGGTTGCGGCTCGGTTGGAACGCCAGCGCATCCTCAGCAGGGAGCGTCCGCCACTGGTCTGGGTGGTCTTGGACGAGGCCGTGCTGCACCGCCCGTTCGAGAGTCCCGAGATCATGCGGGAGCAACTGGACCGGTTGCTGGAGTTTCGGGACCTGAGGACCGTGCGTATTCAGATCCTCCCGTTCAGCTCCGGGCAACACCCGGCCACAGTAGGGGCGTTCAATGTTCTCCGATTCGAGAAGGAACCGGATGTCGTCTACGCCGAGAGCTACGGCTCGGCCCATGTGACGGCGAATCCCGAGACGGCCAGCGACTGTGCACATCGCTACGATCATCTGCAGGCTGCCGCGCTCTCCATGGACGATTCCGCGGCACTGATCGCCCGCGTACGGGAGGAACGTTATGGGAACCCAGAACAGTCTGACGGGCGCGCTTTGGCGTAA
- a CDS encoding ALF repeat-containing protein — MKMTRTALALTVGALAPALLLATPSLATAAPVTASASTVIGSDAENTAAIARILADPASGRGVIREANSALSGTPEDRVAFLTTGYAKAQDEDNMVAIARILADPASGRGVIREANSALSGTPEDRVAFLTTGYAKAQDEDNMVAIARILHTNPATGKGVKREASKALDGTPADRAAFLATGLRLARAEDDRVDVARILARPGISAALRAAAEKAIEGTPEELRHFITVGQYQV; from the coding sequence ATGAAAATGACCCGCACCGCCCTCGCCCTGACCGTCGGCGCCCTGGCACCGGCCCTGCTGCTCGCCACTCCGTCCCTGGCCACCGCCGCGCCGGTCACGGCGTCGGCGAGCACGGTGATCGGCTCGGACGCGGAGAACACCGCCGCCATCGCCCGCATCCTCGCCGACCCGGCGAGCGGCAGGGGTGTGATCCGCGAGGCGAACAGTGCCCTCAGCGGCACGCCCGAGGACCGCGTCGCCTTCCTGACCACCGGCTACGCCAAGGCTCAGGACGAGGACAACATGGTCGCCATCGCCCGCATCCTCGCCGACCCGGCGAGCGGCAGGGGTGTGATCCGCGAGGCGAACAGTGCCCTCAGCGGCACGCCCGAGGACCGCGTCGCCTTCCTGACCACCGGCTACGCCAAGGCTCAGGACGAAGACAACATGGTCGCCATCGCCCGCATCCTGCACACCAACCCGGCCACCGGAAAGGGCGTCAAGCGCGAGGCCAGCAAGGCCCTGGACGGCACCCCGGCCGACCGTGCGGCGTTCCTCGCCACCGGGCTGCGGCTCGCCCGGGCCGAGGACGACCGCGTGGACGTCGCCCGCATCCTGGCCCGCCCGGGCATCAGCGCCGCGCTGCGCGCCGCCGCCGAGAAGGCGATCGAGGGCACCCCCGAGGAGCTGCGGCACTTCATCACGGTCGGCCAGTACCAGGTCTGA
- a CDS encoding M6 family metalloprotease domain-containing protein: protein MTRQQTPGGVDRSRVRSTAAALTSLTALAAMSLVAGPAVADSGAGPCALTRTAAHHSLGLDSWNGSYPKPERTLDAVMVFLSFPDHRGTLTPELLTRDYFPATSDFFEQASYGRFRLVPHPQKEWIQMPLPSTAYGIKRDWAPGDRAAYLRDAVAAADPRVDFAQYDIVYFVADPDAPGVDSDATKVVNFDRPIIADGAELRRIVTVFERHPPDRNVLAHETGHVFDLPDLYHRPTDGKGDWDTYVGDWDVMGSQFGMSPDLFAWHKWKLGWLDASQVDCVQSGSSLHTLQPLGQAPPSGGTGGTRLAVIRTGPGSAIAVEARGSSGNDGGTCTEGVLVYRVRNEAASGGGPIEVLDAHPQTEACWDRSVYPPLADAPLEVGETYTVPGERITIEVADRTRSGAYTVKITT from the coding sequence GTGACGCGTCAGCAGACACCCGGGGGAGTGGACCGCTCTCGCGTCCGAAGTACCGCCGCGGCGCTCACTTCCCTGACGGCGCTCGCCGCCATGTCGCTCGTCGCGGGTCCCGCGGTGGCCGATTCCGGCGCCGGGCCCTGCGCCCTGACCCGCACGGCGGCGCACCACTCCCTGGGGCTGGACTCCTGGAACGGCTCCTACCCCAAGCCCGAACGCACCCTCGACGCGGTGATGGTCTTCCTCTCCTTCCCTGATCACCGGGGCACCCTGACGCCCGAGCTGCTCACCCGCGACTACTTCCCCGCCACCAGCGACTTCTTCGAGCAGGCCTCCTACGGCCGGTTCCGCCTGGTCCCGCACCCGCAGAAGGAGTGGATCCAGATGCCGCTCCCGTCCACCGCGTACGGCATAAAGCGTGACTGGGCCCCCGGCGACCGGGCCGCCTACCTGCGCGATGCGGTCGCCGCGGCCGACCCCCGGGTGGACTTCGCCCAGTACGACATCGTCTACTTCGTCGCCGACCCCGACGCCCCCGGGGTGGACTCCGACGCCACGAAGGTCGTGAACTTCGACCGCCCGATCATCGCGGACGGTGCGGAGCTGCGCCGGATCGTCACCGTCTTCGAGCGCCACCCGCCGGACCGCAACGTACTCGCGCATGAGACCGGCCACGTCTTCGACCTGCCGGACCTCTACCACCGCCCCACCGACGGCAAGGGCGACTGGGACACCTACGTCGGCGACTGGGACGTCATGGGCAGCCAGTTCGGGATGTCCCCGGACCTCTTCGCCTGGCACAAGTGGAAGCTGGGCTGGCTGGACGCCTCCCAGGTGGACTGTGTGCAGTCGGGCTCGTCGCTGCACACCCTGCAGCCGCTCGGGCAGGCACCGCCCAGCGGCGGCACGGGCGGGACCCGGCTCGCGGTCATCCGGACGGGGCCGGGCAGCGCGATCGCCGTCGAGGCCCGGGGCTCGTCCGGCAACGACGGCGGCACCTGCACCGAAGGCGTCCTCGTCTACCGGGTACGCAACGAAGCGGCCTCCGGCGGCGGCCCCATCGAGGTGCTGGACGCGCACCCGCAGACGGAGGCGTGCTGGGACCGCTCGGTCTACCCGCCGCTGGCCGACGCCCCGCTGGAGGTGGGCGAGACGTACACGGTGCCGGGGGAGCGGATCACCATCGAGGTGGCCGACCGCACCAGGTCCGGCGCGTACACGGTGAAGATCACGACATGA
- a CDS encoding EAL domain-containing protein, with translation MSGTSEGTGSAADSIRSATTERHPSVPVLPSVPSASHRAESELRDYRAAFNAAHLPMAVVDREGYVVTANQAFACLLGSEPHLLVHRSAADLVDLAAEARTWAAYQEVLRGRQARLRCTRRLKHPDGHSLWTEVTLGPVPGTGNVLLSVSDISDRRDLQARLRHLQMHDPVTRLPNRALFFERLSAALEASTYDHGGGTGRIGLCYLDLDGFKAVNDTLGHRVGDRLLTAVASRLTQCADQSGYGRTGGHLVARLGGDEFAVLVEDSTGTEQLADLARSVLTAVQEPFDLAGQRLSVSASIGVVERATDGTSATGLMQAADTTLYWAKADGKARWTLFDPERNAHRMTRQALSSTLRPAVERGEFALEYQPLVDLESGALRGVEALVRWRHPQFGTLTPNRFIGIAEEDGSIVQLGQWVLRTACRQARRWQIEQPSDAPVFVSVNVAVRQVWDSDLVGDVAEILAETGLAPQLLQLELTESAVMGSAGRPLQALQALSDMGVRIAIDDFGTGYSNLAYLSRLPVSVLKLDGSFVRGFRYDEGAHPNPADETIVEALVQLAHRLGLTVTAECVETAGQAARLRRVGCDTGQGWLYSRAVPPDVIAGMIGRRTKPAAQADVPAPHPPV, from the coding sequence GTGAGCGGAACCTCAGAAGGAACCGGTTCGGCGGCCGACAGCATCCGATCGGCCACTACGGAGCGTCACCCATCAGTGCCGGTGCTGCCGTCGGTTCCGTCGGCGTCTCATCGCGCCGAGTCCGAACTGCGCGACTACCGGGCCGCCTTCAACGCGGCACACCTCCCCATGGCCGTCGTGGACCGCGAGGGCTACGTGGTGACGGCCAATCAGGCCTTCGCCTGTCTGCTGGGCAGCGAACCGCACCTGCTCGTCCACCGGTCCGCCGCCGACCTGGTGGACCTGGCCGCGGAGGCCCGCACCTGGGCCGCGTACCAGGAGGTCCTGCGCGGCCGCCAGGCCCGGCTGCGCTGCACCCGCCGCCTCAAGCACCCCGATGGGCACTCGCTGTGGACCGAGGTCACCCTGGGGCCCGTACCCGGCACCGGGAACGTCCTGCTGTCCGTCTCCGACATCAGCGACCGGCGCGACCTCCAGGCCCGGCTGCGGCACCTCCAGATGCACGACCCGGTCACGCGGCTGCCCAACCGGGCGCTGTTCTTCGAGCGGCTCTCCGCCGCCCTGGAGGCCTCCACGTACGACCACGGCGGCGGCACCGGCCGGATCGGGCTGTGCTACCTGGACCTCGACGGCTTCAAGGCCGTCAACGACACTCTCGGCCACCGCGTCGGCGACCGGCTGCTGACGGCCGTCGCCTCCCGCCTCACCCAGTGCGCGGACCAGTCCGGCTACGGGCGCACGGGCGGGCACCTGGTAGCACGGCTCGGCGGAGACGAGTTCGCCGTGCTCGTGGAGGACTCCACCGGCACCGAGCAGCTCGCGGACCTGGCGCGCAGCGTGTTGACGGCCGTGCAGGAGCCGTTCGACCTGGCCGGACAGCGGCTGTCGGTCTCCGCCTCCATCGGCGTGGTCGAGCGGGCCACGGACGGGACCTCGGCGACCGGGCTGATGCAGGCCGCCGACACGACCCTGTACTGGGCCAAGGCGGACGGCAAAGCCCGCTGGACCCTCTTCGACCCGGAGCGCAACGCGCACCGCATGACTCGGCAGGCGCTGTCCTCGACGCTCCGGCCGGCCGTGGAACGGGGCGAGTTCGCCCTGGAGTACCAGCCGCTGGTGGACCTGGAGAGCGGTGCGCTGCGCGGTGTCGAGGCCCTGGTGCGCTGGCGGCACCCGCAGTTCGGCACGCTGACGCCGAATCGGTTCATCGGCATCGCCGAGGAGGACGGTTCCATCGTCCAGTTGGGCCAGTGGGTCCTGCGGACGGCATGCCGGCAGGCACGCCGCTGGCAGATCGAACAGCCGAGCGACGCCCCGGTCTTCGTGTCCGTCAACGTCGCCGTGCGGCAGGTGTGGGACTCGGACCTGGTGGGCGACGTCGCGGAGATCCTGGCCGAGACGGGCCTGGCCCCACAGCTGCTCCAGCTGGAGCTGACCGAGTCGGCGGTGATGGGCTCGGCCGGACGGCCGCTCCAGGCGCTCCAGGCGCTGAGCGACATGGGGGTGCGCATCGCCATCGACGACTTCGGCACCGGCTACTCGAACCTGGCCTACCTCAGCCGGCTGCCGGTCTCGGTGCTGAAGCTGGACGGCTCCTTCGTACGCGGCTTCCGCTACGACGAGGGCGCGCACCCGAACCCGGCCGACGAGACCATCGTCGAAGCCCTGGTCCAGCTCGCCCACCGGCTGGGCCTCACGGTGACCGCGGAGTGCGTGGAGACGGCCGGACAGGCGGCCCGGCTGCGGCGCGTGGGCTGCGACACCGGGCAGGGCTGGCTGTACTCGCGGGCGGTCCCCCCGGACGTGATCGCCGGCATGATCGGCCGCCGGACGAAGCCCGCCGCCCAGGCGGACGTACCGGCTCCGCATCCGCCGGTCTGA
- a CDS encoding glycosyl hydrolase family 18 protein, whose amino-acid sequence MHIRKPFAAAAATVALAAGALASFAGLGTAQAADAAAGATAGGVRIAYYDQWSVYGNAFYPKHLDTRGIASKLDIINYSFGNIHPTELTCFEANKAAGDDNNPNAGDGAGDSYADYQKSFSAADSVDGVADKWDQPIVGVFNQFKELKAKYPHLKINISLGGWTYSKYFHDAAKTDASRKKFVASCIKQYIKGDLPVEGGFGGPGTAAGIFDGIDIDWEYPGSSGGHLGNHYGPEDKQNFTLLLQEFRKQLDAEGAANGGKKYMLTAALPAGQDKIKYIETDKIGQYLDYANIMTYDMHGAWDGDGPTYHQSPLYPSAADPTDPIAPGTEKYSIDNAIDSWIDGNPAYGITGGFPADKLTLGYEFYYRGWKGVPAGSTNGLAQTATGGSAARPLSQQAGIAHYKELGGIVDNPATTFWDDQSKSSYFYKDGEFFTGLNQKSIQARVDYGKQRGLAGAMMYSLLGLDNNATLLGQISDALGGTTVPPTTPPTTPPTTTPPTTTPPTTQPPTGCGSTPAYVAGTIYTAGNEVSHNGRTYKAQWWTQNETPGTTGEWGVWKDLGAC is encoded by the coding sequence ATGCACATCCGTAAACCCTTCGCCGCGGCCGCCGCAACGGTCGCGCTGGCAGCCGGAGCGCTTGCCTCCTTCGCGGGACTCGGCACCGCCCAGGCCGCCGACGCCGCGGCCGGAGCCACGGCGGGCGGCGTCCGCATCGCCTACTACGACCAGTGGAGCGTGTACGGGAACGCCTTCTACCCCAAGCACCTCGACACCCGGGGCATAGCGAGCAAGCTGGACATCATCAACTACTCGTTCGGCAACATCCACCCCACCGAGCTCACCTGCTTCGAGGCGAACAAGGCGGCCGGCGACGACAACAACCCCAACGCCGGTGACGGCGCGGGCGACAGCTACGCCGACTACCAGAAGTCCTTCAGCGCGGCCGACAGCGTGGACGGCGTCGCCGACAAGTGGGACCAGCCGATCGTGGGCGTCTTCAACCAGTTCAAGGAACTGAAGGCCAAGTACCCCCACCTGAAGATCAACATCTCGCTGGGCGGCTGGACGTACTCCAAGTACTTCCACGACGCGGCCAAGACCGACGCCTCCCGCAAGAAGTTCGTCGCCTCCTGCATCAAGCAGTACATCAAGGGTGACCTCCCGGTGGAGGGCGGCTTCGGCGGTCCCGGCACCGCGGCGGGCATCTTCGACGGCATCGACATCGACTGGGAGTACCCGGGCTCCTCCGGCGGCCACCTGGGCAACCACTACGGCCCCGAAGACAAGCAGAACTTCACCCTGCTGCTCCAGGAGTTCCGCAAGCAGCTCGACGCCGAGGGCGCGGCCAACGGCGGCAAGAAGTACATGCTGACCGCGGCCCTCCCGGCCGGCCAGGACAAGATCAAGTACATCGAGACCGACAAGATCGGCCAGTACTTGGACTACGCCAACATCATGACGTACGACATGCACGGGGCCTGGGACGGCGACGGGCCGACGTACCACCAGTCCCCGCTGTACCCGTCCGCGGCCGACCCGACCGACCCGATCGCGCCGGGCACCGAGAAGTACAGCATCGACAACGCCATCGACTCCTGGATCGACGGCAACCCGGCCTACGGCATCACCGGCGGCTTCCCCGCCGACAAGCTGACCCTGGGCTACGAGTTCTACTACCGCGGCTGGAAGGGCGTTCCGGCCGGCAGCACCAACGGCCTCGCCCAGACCGCGACCGGCGGCTCCGCCGCGCGACCGCTCAGCCAGCAGGCGGGCATCGCGCACTACAAGGAGCTCGGCGGCATCGTCGACAACCCGGCGACCACCTTCTGGGACGACCAGTCGAAGTCCTCGTACTTCTACAAGGACGGCGAGTTCTTCACGGGCCTGAACCAGAAGTCCATCCAGGCCCGGGTCGACTACGGCAAGCAGCGCGGCCTGGCCGGCGCGATGATGTACTCCCTGCTCGGCCTCGACAACAACGCCACGCTGCTGGGCCAGATCTCCGACGCCCTGGGCGGCACCACGGTCCCGCCGACCACGCCTCCCACGACGCCGCCGACCACCACGCCGCCGACGACGACCCCGCCGACCACGCAGCCTCCGACCGGCTGCGGCTCGACCCCGGCCTACGTCGCGGGCACGATCTACACCGCAGGCAACGAGGTCTCCCACAACGGCCGCACGTACAAGGCCCAGTGGTGGACGCAGAACGAGACGCCGGGCACCACCGGTGAATGGGGTGTCTGGAAGGACCTCGGCGCCTGCTGA
- a CDS encoding MarR family winged helix-turn-helix transcriptional regulator codes for MTPASEPRWLTEAEQDAWYAWRRMFPLVDAEIARDLNQDSGLSEADYDVLSVLGSTDGRRMRISALAELMQWSRSRLSHQLTRMEQRGLVRREDVATDGRGAEVVLTDTGVAAITDAAPLHVESVRRHLIDVLTPQQLQALAEVGEVLRRRFGAHRKAGG; via the coding sequence ATGACCCCCGCATCCGAGCCCCGCTGGCTCACCGAGGCCGAGCAGGACGCCTGGTACGCCTGGCGGCGGATGTTCCCGCTGGTCGACGCGGAGATCGCGCGCGACCTCAACCAGGACAGCGGGCTGTCGGAAGCCGACTACGACGTGCTGTCCGTGCTCGGCTCCACCGACGGCCGCCGCATGCGCATCAGCGCACTGGCCGAGCTGATGCAGTGGTCCCGCAGCCGGCTCTCCCACCAGCTCACCCGCATGGAACAGCGTGGCCTCGTCCGCCGCGAGGACGTCGCGACCGACGGCCGCGGCGCGGAGGTGGTCCTCACCGACACCGGGGTGGCCGCGATCACCGACGCCGCACCGCTCCACGTCGAATCGGTGCGCCGCCACCTGATCGACGTCCTGACCCCGCAGCAGCTGCAGGCCCTGGCCGAGGTGGGCGAAGTGCTCCGGCGCCGCTTCGGCGCCCACCGCAAGGCCGGGGGCTGA
- a CDS encoding AAA domain-containing protein, translated as MTPVSAPAAFDPGAAAARATAAILHDTLHGTEQGVVVDSPPGAGKSTLVVRASRELAAAGRRLMVVAQTNAQVDDLVLRLAEKDPELKVGRLHSSEGDSYDPALRELPSVTLSARPGDLAELPITLSTAAKWAFVKDVEPWQHAIVDEAYQMRSDALLAVAGLFERALFVGDPGQLDPFSVVGAEQWAGLSYDPSASAVSTLLAHNPQLPQHRLPVSWRLPATAAPLVSRAFYPYTQFRSGTGPGDRKLSYGVPSDGSGPDRVLDEAAEAGWGLLELPARHTPRTDPEAVGAVARVVRRVLDRGAVTSDEQSAGPVPLTADRIAVGTAHRDQAAAVRAALAALGVGGVTVDTANRLQGREYDLTVVLHPLSGRPDATAFHLETGRLCVLASRHRHACVVVARAGIAELLDDHPSTEPVQLGVTMKFPDGWEANHSVLAHLAEHRVSWRP; from the coding sequence GTGACTCCCGTGTCCGCGCCCGCCGCCTTCGATCCGGGTGCGGCGGCCGCCCGGGCGACCGCCGCGATCCTGCACGACACCCTGCACGGGACCGAGCAGGGTGTCGTGGTCGACTCCCCGCCCGGCGCCGGGAAGTCCACGCTCGTCGTCCGGGCGTCCCGGGAGCTGGCCGCGGCCGGCCGCCGGCTGATGGTGGTGGCGCAGACGAACGCGCAGGTCGACGACCTGGTGCTGCGGCTGGCCGAGAAGGACCCGGAGTTGAAGGTCGGCCGGCTGCACAGCAGCGAGGGCGACTCCTACGACCCGGCGCTGCGGGAGCTGCCGTCGGTGACCCTCTCGGCCAGGCCGGGGGACCTCGCGGAACTGCCGATCACCCTCTCCACGGCCGCGAAGTGGGCGTTCGTGAAGGACGTCGAGCCGTGGCAGCACGCGATCGTCGACGAGGCGTACCAGATGCGCTCCGACGCTCTGCTGGCCGTGGCCGGGCTGTTCGAGCGGGCGCTGTTCGTGGGCGACCCGGGGCAGCTGGACCCGTTCAGCGTGGTGGGTGCGGAGCAGTGGGCGGGGCTGTCCTACGACCCGTCGGCGTCTGCGGTGAGCACGCTGCTCGCGCACAACCCGCAGCTGCCGCAGCACCGGCTGCCGGTGTCCTGGCGGCTCCCGGCGACGGCGGCGCCGCTGGTCTCGCGCGCCTTCTACCCGTACACGCAGTTCCGCAGCGGTACGGGGCCGGGCGATCGGAAGCTCTCGTACGGGGTGCCCTCGGACGGGTCGGGCCCGGACCGGGTGCTGGACGAGGCCGCCGAGGCGGGCTGGGGCCTGCTGGAGCTGCCGGCGCGGCACACGCCGCGCACCGATCCGGAGGCGGTCGGCGCGGTGGCCCGGGTGGTGCGCCGGGTCCTGGACCGCGGGGCGGTGACCTCCGACGAGCAGTCCGCGGGGCCGGTGCCGCTGACGGCCGACCGGATCGCGGTCGGTACGGCACACCGCGACCAGGCGGCGGCGGTTCGTGCGGCGCTGGCCGCCCTCGGGGTCGGCGGGGTCACGGTGGACACGGCGAACCGGCTGCAGGGCCGCGAGTACGACCTCACCGTGGTGCTGCACCCGCTGTCGGGGCGCCCGGACGCGACCGCCTTCCATCTGGAGACGGGCCGGCTGTGCGTGCTGGCCTCCCGACACCGGCACGCCTGCGTGGTGGTGGCCCGGGCGGGCATAGCGGAGCTGCTGGACGACCATCCGTCGACCGAGCCGGTGCAGCTGGGCGTGACGATGAAGTTCCCGGACGGCTGGGAGGCCAACCACTCCGTCCTGGCGCACCTGGCGGAGCACCGGGTGTCCTGGCGGCCGTAG
- a CDS encoding LLM class flavin-dependent oxidoreductase: MSDTGDAGGAASGRRGGGADGPAVDAQDGPGGIRGTALGRAPVPLSVLDLVTVGAGSTAHDSLRTSVAIARLAESRGYHRHWVAEHHSMPGVASSSPAVILAHLAAHTSRIRLGSGGVMLPHHAPLAVAEQFGTLEALAPGRIDLGLGRAPGTDGRTAAALRGPGRLDEGADEFPRRLAELTRFLDDDFPDGHPYARVHAVPGPVQGPAGRPPLWLLGSSGFSAQLAGELGLPFAYAHHFSAAGTLPALDLYRRSFRPSAVLDAPYAVIGVSALAADTDEEARAQVLTGALSMLRLRAGRPGLVPTPEEAAAYPYTPLEREFVDGWLANIVHGTSGAVADGLDGLARRTGADELMLTTNAHSGAARLRSYALVADAYGMPESAPSVG; this comes from the coding sequence ATGAGTGACACCGGGGACGCGGGCGGCGCGGCGAGCGGGCGGCGCGGAGGCGGCGCCGACGGCCCGGCCGTCGATGCGCAGGACGGCCCCGGCGGCATACGGGGTACCGCCCTCGGCCGGGCGCCCGTACCGCTCTCCGTCCTGGACCTGGTCACCGTCGGCGCCGGCAGCACCGCGCACGACTCCCTGCGCACCAGTGTGGCGATCGCGCGCCTCGCCGAATCCCGCGGCTACCACCGCCACTGGGTCGCCGAGCACCATTCCATGCCCGGCGTCGCCAGCTCCTCGCCGGCCGTGATCCTGGCCCACCTCGCCGCGCACACCTCCCGCATCCGGCTCGGCTCCGGCGGGGTGATGCTGCCCCATCATGCCCCGCTCGCCGTCGCCGAACAGTTCGGCACCCTGGAGGCGCTCGCCCCGGGGCGGATCGACCTCGGGCTCGGCCGGGCCCCCGGCACCGACGGCCGCACGGCCGCCGCACTGCGCGGGCCCGGACGGCTCGATGAGGGTGCGGACGAGTTCCCGCGCCGGCTCGCGGAGCTCACCCGCTTCCTCGACGACGACTTCCCCGACGGGCATCCGTACGCCCGCGTGCACGCCGTACCGGGCCCGGTGCAGGGTCCGGCCGGGCGGCCGCCGCTATGGCTGCTCGGCTCCTCCGGCTTCAGTGCGCAGCTCGCCGGAGAGCTGGGCCTGCCCTTCGCCTACGCCCACCACTTCTCGGCGGCGGGCACGCTGCCCGCGCTCGACCTCTACCGCAGGAGCTTCCGGCCCTCGGCCGTCCTGGATGCCCCCTACGCCGTCATCGGGGTGTCGGCGCTCGCCGCCGACACCGACGAGGAGGCCCGCGCCCAGGTGCTCACGGGCGCGCTGTCGATGCTGCGGCTGCGCGCCGGGCGCCCGGGGCTGGTGCCCACGCCCGAGGAAGCGGCCGCGTACCCCTACACCCCGCTGGAGCGGGAGTTCGTGGACGGCTGGCTCGCCAACATCGTCCACGGCACATCCGGCGCGGTCGCCGACGGCCTCGACGGCCTCGCCCGACGCACCGGGGCGGACGAGCTGATGCTGACGACCAACGCCCACAGCGGGGCCGCGCGACTGCGCTCCTACGCTCTGGTCGCCGATGCCTACGGCATGCCGGAGTCGGCGCCCTCGGTCGGCTGA